A DNA window from Streptomyces canus contains the following coding sequences:
- a CDS encoding TerD family protein: protein MTVNMTKGQAISLQKNDGGSLTAVRMGLGWQAAPRRGLFGTRTREVDLDASAVLFADKQPVDVVFFRHLVSDDGSVKHTGDNLVGGVGQGGDDEAILVDLARVPVHIDQIVFTVNSFTGQTFQEVQNAFCRLVDETTGDELARYTLAGGGAYTAQIMAKVHRTGPGWTMTALGTPANGRTFQDLMPSILPHL from the coding sequence GTGACCGTCAACATGACCAAGGGTCAGGCCATCAGTCTGCAGAAGAACGACGGAGGCAGCCTGACCGCGGTGCGCATGGGTCTCGGCTGGCAGGCGGCTCCGCGGCGCGGCCTGTTCGGCACGCGCACGCGGGAGGTCGACCTCGACGCCTCCGCCGTCCTGTTCGCGGACAAGCAGCCCGTCGACGTCGTCTTCTTCCGTCACCTGGTGAGCGACGACGGTTCGGTCAAGCACACCGGTGACAATCTCGTCGGCGGCGTCGGCCAGGGCGGGGACGACGAGGCGATCCTCGTCGACCTGGCCCGCGTCCCCGTTCACATCGACCAGATCGTCTTCACCGTGAACTCCTTCACGGGCCAGACCTTCCAGGAGGTGCAGAACGCCTTCTGCCGGCTGGTCGACGAGACCACCGGCGACGAACTGGCCCGCTACACGCTCGCCGGCGGCGGCGCCTACACCGCCCAGATCATGGCGAAGGTGCACCGGACGGGCCCGGGCTGGACCATGACGGCCCTCGGCACCCCGGCCAACGGCCGCACCTTCCAGGACCTGATGCCGTCGATCCTGCCGCACCTGTAA